CAAACCGTTTCATAAATAGTTGCATAATTTGATGCTGCGGTTGAATAAAACATTGCTTTTTTCTCTTTCTCTTTCTTCCACTCTGTATCAGCGAGAAGAACGAAAGTTCCAATTGATTCATATATTTTTTGGCAAGTTTCTTGTGAATAAGGTTCTATTTCTTTATTCGCAAGGGCGTTGTTAGTCATTATTAAACAGATTGCTAAAGATGAAATAAATCTCATAATGTCTCCTTAAATACAAAATTTAATTTTACTGTTTTTTTAAAGACTTAAATTCAAACCTCTTATATTATTTTATTGGCGTACCATTCAGAAAAAGTTGCAACATTTGCCTCCATTAATGTCGAGAATTGCCCCTGAAGCGAAGTGGACTTATTGAGGCCCTTCTGTTGATTTTCAAGTGCGACAATATCTTCGTCTAACGCATCATCAAGTCGCTGATAATATGACTGGGACTTTTCTTTAAAACCAGGAAGTGTTGTTGTATTTTTTGGAAAACAAATACTTTGTCTAATACGACAACTCATTGAAGTAATTGGGCTTGCTTCATAGACCCAAATTGCTTCTTGACTTGCTGCAAAAGTCATATTTGGAAAGATCCAACTGTACCTTGCTCCAAGGCTCCAGGGGGCCTCCAAATTTTCCATTATCGGTAAAGCGTTAATTTGATCCACCTCTAGTAGTGCCCCTGTGCCCGCGGTAAATCCAAATTGACTTGCAAAATCTCCCGTTGTTTTATCTGCTTCTTCAGGCTTGTTATAAAGATTATCGATGCTAGTTGGATGTACATTATTCAAATGATAGTATTCATTAAAGACATCTAAAAATGCTTTCCAATTACACTGAACTTCAAAAGTTGCACGTCTAGTTGTAACCAATTCATTCATAGACCAAGGCTGATGTAATTCAGAAAAATTACCAAGCTGCTTAGATAAATCTGTTGGCTTATTTCCCAGAAAAACAAATAGGAATCCCTGCAATTCTTTTAATTTATACTCAATTAAAGAATGCTCTTCAAAATCAAAACTGGGATTTTCTGCCATTGTTTTAGCGTGCATTAAATTACCATCTAGTGAGTAAGTCCACCCATGAAAAGGGCAGCTGATAGCTTGACATTGGCCAGTTCCATCCAATAGTTTTGCGCCTCTATGGCGGCAAGTATTTGCATAAAGCCTCAATTCTTTGTCTTGATTACGTATCAAAACTAAGGCTTGACCGCAAAGCTCAAATACCTCATATTCTCCTGGATTTTCTAGCCTATCGGACCTGCCCAACCCAAGCCACTGATTAGAAAAAATACGCTCTTGCTCTTGGGTTAAGATTGAGTCCTCCCAGTAGCATTCGTAAGGTAGACTTCGTCTTTGAGGAGGTGGCAACTTACAAAGCTTTATACGTTCAAGTAGTTTTTTCATACTTGGATTTTAAGTCAAATAGAACTAAAGTCAAAACTTCTTTTGATGTGTGAGGGAGGGATTATTAATACTTAGCCGAGTTCAATAGGAGGCTCCCCCACTAGGCATCAAAGTCTGAATAAATATGCGAGGGATGGTTGCTCTGAACTTAGAATGTATAGCTATAAATTAATATTTATACATTCGTAGCTTATTCTCCTCTTTATCTTTAGTAATTTAAGTATATGATTCTCTCTATTTCTAAATAAATTAAAGAAAAGTAGGAGTTCTTTACTATGAACACTCAATTCAAATTAAGAATTAAAGGATTTACATTGATTGAACTGCTAATTGTAGTTGCTATTATTGGTATTCTTGCTGGAGTTGGTGTTCCAATGTACAACGGCTATATGGCTAGTGCCAAAGTGCAAAGTGCCACAACAAACCACAACAACATAAAATCTTTTGTGGCAGCTACGCTGACTAAATGTTCTACAGGTTCTTCAAGTGTTGTTCTGGGTAGTTCTACCCGATATTGTAATCAAAGTACGGCCAATTGGGCTAGTTATTTCATAACATACTTTAACTCTATTAACAAGAACCCATATGGTAAGAACGTATTTAATGGAACCGACTCTGCCACATCTTCTGGAGGCCCGAGATTAGGCCTAACTGGGATTGGGTCTTCTGGAAATCGCATTGCTATAAGAACAAATATCGGCAATGAATCTGGGGGAAGTGCCTTCATCCCAGACTCTGGCTGGATTTACATTACAAAAGAGTAATATTATTATTAATACTTAGCCGTATAAACTATTTGAACAATTATTATAATTCAAGCAGTGTCTCATAGTCAGAAAATGAAACATCTGCAAACCTTACATAAGGCTTTGGATTGCCATTACCAATACATTTATTTGATTTAGGTGAAATGGCTTAAAGCCTTATGGGATATGGTGGTTATGGGTGGACTTGAACCACCGACCCCAGCATTATGAATGCTGTGCTCTAACCAGCTGAGCTACATAACCAAAAAGAGCGCCTATTATCGAAATTTTTACCTCAAAAGTCAAGCTAAATAACAAATTTGAGCAATAATATTATCATTCCAATAGTCTCAACTTCATTTAGCTATAAAATTTAAGTTTTATTAATATTAATTCTTAACCATATGGCCGGTAAAGTTCTTAAAGTAGCGCTGACTGGAGGCATTGCCTCAGGCAAGAGCTTGGTGAGTGACTTGCTTGCAATATATGGATGTCATATTATTGATCTAGATGTAATATCTCGTGAAGTTGTATTGCCCGGAACTGAGGGGCTTAATGAGCTAGTAGAATCCTTTGGCGATTCGATCCTTTTGAGTGACGGATCACTTGATCGAAAAAATCTTCGGGATGTTCTTTATAAAAAGGGACGAAATAGGGCTAAGATTGAGCAAATATTACACCCCAAAATACTTCAAAAAATGAAGTCTTCGATGGAGATTTTCAAAGAAGGTGTTATGGTTGTAGTCATCCCTCTCTTGGTTGAAAAAGAATTATGGGGTCCATTTGATAGAGCTATCGTTGTCGATTGTGATGTTGATATACAGATAAATCGTCTAACTGCTAGGGAGAATATTGATAGTGCAAAAGCACATACCATGCTATTAGCCCAAGCTAGTAGGGAGCAGCGAGTCCAACTAGGTGACCATCTGCCTACTGACATTATTGATAATAACTCAAAGATCAGTGATCTTAAAGATAGTATAGAAAGTCTTAGTCAAAAACTGTTTGCTATAGTTTGATTCTCTACTAAAAAGAATTACTCGTTTCGAATGAGCGGGTAAACTTTGGGGTTAAATATACTTCGATTAGCCAGAAGAATTAGTATAAATGATGTCAATGCAGTTGATAATAATATCCAAAGGGTCAGCCCAAAATCAAATTGCCAAGTCAGCTGCAAAGCATTCTCTACAACTAAGTAAGAACTTATAACTGCAACAGAGGTAGCAAAAAATATTAAAGTGCCATAGATGACAGCAAACTCCATTGTCATTGCCTTAAGGATTGTTGGAAAGTCTACCCCCAATATTTTGTAGATCAAATTGTTATAGCGCCTGAATGTTGTTTGCACCAAAACTGCACTCACAATAACAATTAACCCAATAATAATAACTATGAGTGATATTGCAGTCACTGCTATGAATATTTTATTTAACACATCACTAACTTGGGATAGGATTCTATCAATCTTTATAGCAGATACATTTGGAAATTTTTCAACAACCATTGCCAAAACATCGCCAGATGGCAACTCAGTCTTTAATGTTCCAACAAACTCATGAGGAAGTTTGTTTGCAAAAGCTTTATTGATGATGATGGCAAAATTAATGGATATGTCCCGATAATCAACCTCTCTAAAGTTCTTAATAGTGCCAGTCACATCTCGACCTAGGATATTGAGCACTATCTTGTCATTAATATTCATCCCAAGGTCATATGCAGCCCGACTGTCCATTGATATAAACATCTCGCTTTCATTACCTGGCTCCCACCACTCTCCCTCAACAATAGGATTGTCTGGCTTTGGCTTTTCAGACCAAGAAATTCGCCTATCGCCTCTTACAACCCAAGCGGACCTGTTACTCCTGGAAACAATCTCCTCAATAGGTATATCATTTAATGAGATAAATGATGCGCTCGCCATCGGACTAAATTCAAGCTCTGCATTTGGGTCAACTCCTTCAATAAATGACTGGAGATCCCCTTGAATGTCTTTATCAATGCTCACAAAAAATAAGTCTGGAGCCATAGATGGAATGCTATCTGAAATTTCTTTTTTTAAGTTGTTAGCAACAAAACTTAAGGTTAATAATAGAGTTAACCCTATTCCTAAAGAGATTGTCATAATTGGTGCTAATGATTTTTTAGCAACAATATTTCTATAGGCTATCCTATAGCTGTTATTTGAAAATTTATGAAAGCGCTTAATAAATATGATTAATAATTTTGATACGCCATAAAAAATTAGCATGGTTGTAAAAAAAGCCACGAAGTAAAAAACTGTATAAAGCTTCTGGTCAGTTTGATTAACAAAGTAGGTAGTCAAAATAATGACCAAAACACCCAATAAGAGAATATTTTTAACAGAGAAATTTAAGCTTACAGGATTAAAAGAATTACGAAATAAAGAGGCCGCTTTAATTTCACTAATGGAATACAGCGAGGGAATAGAGAAAATTAATACAACCAAGAGTCCAATGAATAGGATGTTGAGATATCCAACCAGGCTAAAGGTTGGCTGCAGATCAATACCAAGAGACTTGGGCAACAGCTCGTTCGCCAACAATGGACTAAAGACTCCCAGTAAGTAGGCAACAATCGAGGTCGATAACAGAATCAATATGATTTCATAAAAATACATTGTTTGAATAAAGCTAGACGGAAATCCAATCGATTTTTTGACCGCTATGCTAGTATTATTTTGATTTACGAATGATAAGAGTGTATTACTAATTCCAATACCTGCAATCACCATTGCGCTTACAGAGACCAGGTTTAAAAAGTTTGAAAAGTTGTCTATCACACTGCTTAGTCGACGCCCACTCTGCCCGGGAAGTCGAGTTTTGATTGTATCATCGTAGGCAATAATGGAGTTAACTATGGTTTCTGGTTCTTGAGTCTGACTTGAATTATTAAATTTAATTCTATACTTATGGTCAAGAAAACTGCCTCCTGAGCTAAGCCCAAATTGCTCATAACTATCCATACTGATAATCGCGAATTCTCCAAAAACAGCACTTTCTGCTAGGTCTGGTACTGACGAGACAAGTCCAGCAACTTCAAATTTTTGACCCATTATTGTTACGTCGTCACCTGGGCCAACATTTAGAAGGTTTTGTATGCTTTCATTTATTAGAACATGTGGCTTTAGTGAAGAAGAGAAAATGATATTAGCCGCCTCCTCAGGAATTGTCTCAATCTCGCCATAAAGTGGGTAGTTATTGTCAACTGCCCTTAGCTCAGTAAATACTGGAGACTCGCCTTCCTTTGAAAGCATCGTTGCAAACTCAATAGCGGCGCTTACTTTTCCAAGGGCATTGAACTGATCAATAACCTTAGGAGGCAACGGTTCAATATCACTGTCAATCTGAATATCCCCACCCAAAAGCTCCTTGGCGTTGCTTGCTATTTCAGTATTTAAAGCCTCCTTAACTGAAAAGGTTAATGAGAGCAGCAACAAACTAACAAAAAGAGTTGAGGTAATAACCCATAATTTTTTATAGCTTCTTGAGAAGTCTCTGAGCGCGTACTTATTAATTAATTTGAATTGCTGAATATCAAACAATCTGACCATCCTTTATTTCAATGATGCGGTCACATCGATTCGCTATTGAATTGTCATGTGTGACTATGACTAATGAGGTTTGGCTTTTTTTTGTATAGTCAAAGAGTAAATCCATCATGCTATCAGAGTTCACTGTATCAAGATTACCAGTAGGCTCATCCGCTAGAATAATTTTTGGTTTATTAATTAAAGCTCTGGCAATGGCGACTCTTTGTTGTTCGCCACCAGAGAGTTCACTAGGGAGATGATGTAGTCTATGGGATAGTCCAAATTCTCCAAGAAGTGTCTCTGCATTTTTTTCAAGATTATATTGTTGATTAGCTTCAAGAGATAATAGGACATTCTCGACAGCTGTCAGATTTGGAATTAAATAGAAGGACTGAAATACAATACCAATATTTTTTCTTCGAACTTCTGATAATTCACTTTCCTTCAGTCCGACAATTTCCTGATTATTAATTTGAATTGACCCCTTGGAGGCAGTCTCTAGGCCTGAGGCAAGCATAATAATTGAAGTCTTTCCAGAGCCGCTTGGCCCTACTACAGAAACAACCTCCTCACTATCTACTGAGAAATCAATCCCTTTTAAAACTTCTACAGCATCATCTTTTACGCCATAACTTAATGAAACATTATTGAACTGTATCGCTGCACTCATTATTCAATCTAATATAAAATTCAGCGCATGATTATCTCAAAAAAAAACAGCCTTAAATCAGTATTTATTGGATTACTGTTAATATTTTTTATATCAAATGTATATGCAGAAAATTCATTAAAAGTGATGCTCTACGGTGACAGCCTAATGGCTGGATATGGCTTACCTCAAAATGAGAATTTAGCTTCTGAACTTACAAGACATTTTAAAGGAAGCAATCCTTCATTAACATTCATCAATGCCAGTATTTCTGGAAATACCTCTAAGAATGGCCTATCAAGAGTGGACTGGTCCCTTGGGGATAAACCAAATATAGTGATTTTATGTTTAGGCGCTAACGACATGTTGAGAGGACTTGATCCAGTCCTCACTAATAATAACCTTGATGTAATAATTACTAAATTCAAAACCAATAATGCCATTGTAATATTAGCTGGAATGCTTTCTCCTGAGAGCATGGGCCCAGATTATCAATCTGCATTTGATGGCATTTATCCGGAGCTATCAAAAAAGCATAGCCTAATTTTTATGCCTTTCTTATTGGAAGGGGTTGCCCTAGAAAAAAGTTTATTACTTGCTGACTATAAGCATCCGAATGCCATGGGAATTGAGGTAATAGCTACAAACTTAAATCCTTACATTGTTGAAGCATTATCAAGATTGAAATAACAATATTATTTAATCAGTAAACGATCTACTGTATTACCGCCCTCAAGATGGGACTCAAGAATCTCGTCAATATCCTCTTCATCAATATACTGATACCAAACATTATCTGGATATACAACTACCACAGGGCCATTTTCACACCGTCCAAGACAGCGTGACTCACTAACTCCAAGACGTCCTTCACCGAGTGACGCATTGGCGCGACACTTATCTTTGGCATAACGATACATTTCTTTCGCGCCACTCTGAGAGCAGCACTGCTTGCCATCGGTCCGAATATTGTTGCAGAAAAAAATATGACGCTTGTAAAATTTACTCATAACGCTAAAGCTCTTTTATAACAATGTTTTTTATCAATGCCAGTAATCTTGGCTGCTAACTTAGCAGCCTTTGAAGTCCCCATTTCAGAACACAGGATAGACAATATTTTATCGAGATGGTGCTCAGACTCAATAAGATCTATTTTATCAGCAGAAGCAACTAAAATCACAAATTCACCCTTTTGATGGCTAATATCTGCGTCAAGATATTCAATTAAATTTGGTAATCTATCTGTCAGAATTGTTTCAAAAGATTTTGTCAACTCTTTTGCAAGACATACCTCGCGACTCTCTCCAAAAACCTCAAGCATATTCTCTAATGTGGATAAGATTCGTTTTGGTGACTCATAGAATATGATGGTTTCATCTAGGTTTATTTTTGTTTGAAGAAACTTTAGTCTAGCTACTGGCTTTGATGGAAGAAAGCCAAAAAATGTAAAACTGTTACTAGCCAATCCTGATGAGGATAAAGCAGTTATGAGAGCACTTGGCCCCGGAATTGGAACTACCTCGATGTTAGCTTTTTTAGCCTTTGTGACTAAGTGATAGCCAGGGTCACTGATAAGCGGCGTTCCTGCATCACTAATCATTGCTATCGATTTACCTTCATTAATCTCATTAATGATTGACCCTGTCTTATCTTTCTCGTTGTGCTCGTGAAAGGCCCTTAAAGATGTTCCAATTTCATAATGTGCAAAAAGTTTTTTACTGTGACGAGTATCCTCAGCCAAAACGAGGTCTACACTTTTAAGGATATCAACTGCTCTAATTGAAATATCGCCCAGGTTTCCAATTGGGGTAGCAACAACATAAAGCTTTCCAGTCATATAATGTTTTTTAAATAAGTATTCTTTGTAGTATTATGCTTTATTAGTGATAACTAAGATTTAAATTTATCTCTCTTTGCGTGATAACATCATGAATCTACTTTAAAATATATATCAAGAAATCTATTTCACTTTATCAAGCTGAGAATAAGGAGCAACAATGAAAAGAGTTATTATCTTATGCGCAATAATGACCACTTCTTCAATTTTAAGTTCGTGCACTCCTATAGTCCAAGGTGCTGCGGCTGTTAGTACAGTTGCAACCATGTCGAATGATCGAAGAACAATGGGTGAAATCCTAGATGATAAAACGCTATATATTGATTTAGGAAATCTTGTTGCTAAAGATCAAATGTTAGAAGATGCTCATATTAACTTTAACGTCTACAACCAGGCTGTTTTAATTACTGGTGAAGCGCCTGATGAGAATACTTTAGATTATCTTGAGAGCATTGTTAAAAGCAAATCCTCTAAAATAAGTCAGCTAATCAATGAGGTTGATGTGATGCCCAATAGCTCCTATCTAGATAGGGCTAAAGATGGAGTCATTACTGTACAAATTGAAACATTATTTTTTGATCAAGAGGTTTTTCATCCTAGCCATGTATCAGTTCGGACAGAGAGGAGTGTTGTTTACTTGATGGGCTCTGTTACAAAAAGAGAGGCTGAACATGCTACTAATGTTGCAAGTAAAGCAAAGAATGTTAAGAAGGTCGTTAAGCTATTCAATTATCTTATGGTAAGACCTGCTAAAGAAATTGAAAAAGACAACAAGAGAAAAGAAGCAGCTGTTAAAAGAGCTGAGCTAGAGGCCAAAAAAGCTGAGCTAGAGGCCAAACAAAATGAGCTAAACCAGCAGCTTTACGAACTAGGCTCTGACTAGCCTTTTTATTGGTGCAAACGTAAATCGGTGCTGTCCGCTTATAGGGCCATGTTTTACTAGGGCTTCGAGATGCTCTTTAGTTCCGTAACCCTTATGATTTGAAAACCCGTATTCAGGATAAATTTTATCGAGCTCCTTCATTTGTCTATCTCTAGTCACCTTAGCAATGATAGAGGCTGCTGATATTACTGGCTCAATTAAATCACCCTTAATAATCGCTTCACAATTTTCAACGTCTGGACATCTGTTTCCGTCAACAAGGACTTTGAAGGCTTGCTCTTGGGTTTGGCTCATGAGTTGATGCTGTAATGTGTTAACTGCTCTTTTCATAGCCATCATGGTAGCCTGCAATATATTGATCTCATCTATCTCGATGCTGTTTGATTCAGCTGAAGCCCAGTAACACTTTTTTGTAATTTGAGCATATAGATCTTCACGTCTTTTTTCAGACAGTTTCTTCGAATCAGTAAGACCATCGATTTGAAAACTAGGAGGAAAAGCAACAGCAGCAGCCACGACACTTCCAACCAGTGGGCCTCTTCCAGCCTCATCAACACCAATGAAAATCATAATATAATCACTTATAGGCCCTTAAATCCTATATCTGTACGGTAATAACTCCCATCCCAGTTAACCTTATTGACCAAGTTGTATGCTTTTTCTTGAGCCTCTTCTAGGTTCAATCCAAGAGATGTTGCACATAAAACGCGCCCGCCATTAGTTAGAATATTGCCATCCTCTAGTTTTGTACCTGCATGGAAAACTTTGGATTCAGATGAAGCATCAGGTATGGTGATGGTCTCACCCTTCTGATAAGAATTTGGATAACCATTAGCCGCCATCACAACGCCCAAAGCAGTTTTTTCATCCCAGTCAGCCGACTCTAGATCTAAATTACCTTTAGTTGCAGCCATACATAATTTCGCCAGATTAGTTTTCAGACGCATCATGATTGGTTGAGTTTCTGGATCTCCAAACCGGCAGTTATACTCAAGTACTTTGACCTTTTCATTATGATCAATCATAAGTCCTGCATACAAAAAACCAGTATAGGGCATACCCTCTTTTTTCATTGCGCTTACTGTTGGCTTGATCACATTTTCCATAGCATCTTTAAATATTAACTCACTTACAACTGGTGCAGGAGAGTAGGCACCCATGCCTCCAGTATTAGGACCTTTGTCATCATTATCACGAGCTTTGTGGTCTTGAGATGTTGCCATCGGAAGTATATTATTTCCATCTACCATAACAATAAAACTTGCCTCTTCACCTCTTAAAAACTCCTCTATAACAACCCTTGATCCAGCCTCTCCAAATCGGTTACCATCAAGCATGTCATTGATTGCACTAGTCGCTTCACTAAGCGTATTTGCAATAATGACACCCTTGCCAGCAGCCAATCCATCCGCCTTAATGACAATTGGCAAGCCCTTTTCTTTTACATATTCAATGGCTGGTAAAGTTTTAGTAAAAACCTCATAGTAAGCAGTAGGTATATTATTTCTGGCTAAAAAATCCTTACAAAATGCTTTAGAGCCCTCTAACTGAGAGGCAAGCTTGGATGGACCAAATATTGGAAGGTTTTTATCTTGAAACTCATCAACAATCCCAAGTACCAGCGGGGCCTCTGGACCTACAATCGTAATATCGATCAACTCACTCTGTGCAAATTTAATGAGTCCTGGAATGTCCTCAGATTCAATCTGGATATTGTATATCTTATTTTCTAAAGCTGAGCCTGCATTGCCTGGAGCCACAAATACTTGCCCCACCTCATCAAATTGAGCACATTGCCATGCTAATGCATGCTCTCTTCCACCAGAACCAATAATTAAAACTTTCATCTTGTTCCTATTTTAATTCTAACTAATTTATAAAAAGCCTTTTTGGTAAAACCTCGGATAAGTTGTTGCTTTGGCCAATTCCGATAAATTCTTTATTCTCATCATAAAGCTTAACTTTTTGATCGCTATCTAAGCCAGGAAAGGTTATTTTTCTTCCAAACTTAATGTCAATTGACTGCTCCAAATTTAAATAAACACTATTTACAGTTGGGAGCATTTTATCTGCTCCAATCAGAACAGGATCTATATTAGATAAGCTATCTCCTTTGAGAATCTCCAGCTCTTCAAACGTTTTTCCCTGGGCAATGTCAAAGTGAGCAAACCCGATCCTCCTAAGCTCAATCACATAGCCACCACAGCCTAATAATTTACCAATATCCTCGATAAGTGTTCTAATATAGGTGCCCTTTGAACATGACACTTCAAGAGTTAATATATCTGCATCAAAATCCTTAAAAAGGATTTCATGAATACTGACTTCTCTTGCTTCTCTTTCAACCTCAATACCCTTTCTAGCAAGTTTATATAGAGGTGTTCCTTCTCTCTTAAGTGCAGAGTACATTGGTGGTATTTGCTTAATGCTACCAATAAGATTGAGCAGTGTGCTTTTGATAGTGGCATCGTCAACATCTTTAGTTGAACCATACTCAGACAGTTCTCCCTCAGAGTCACCAGTGTTGCTGACTTGACCTAATTTTCCCCTAACAAAATATCGCTTATCTCCATCGAGTAAAAACTGTGCAATCTTTGTTGCCTGGCCAAAACAAATCGGAAGAAGACCACTCGCCAAGGGGTCAAGGCTACCAGTGTGGCCTGCTTTATTGGCATTAAATAGGTATTTCACATCTTGCAAGGCTGAATTAGAACTACAACCACTCGCTTTATCTAAAAGCAAAACTCCGTTAATGTCTCTACCTTTTTTATTGCGTCTAGACACGATTCAATGA
This sequence is a window from Candidatus Pseudothioglobus singularis PS1. Protein-coding genes within it:
- a CDS encoding aromatic ring-hydroxylating oxygenase subunit alpha, with the protein product MKKLLERIKLCKLPPPQRRSLPYECYWEDSILTQEQERIFSNQWLGLGRSDRLENPGEYEVFELCGQALVLIRNQDKELRLYANTCRHRGAKLLDGTGQCQAISCPFHGWTYSLDGNLMHAKTMAENPSFDFEEHSLIEYKLKELQGFLFVFLGNKPTDLSKQLGNFSELHQPWSMNELVTTRRATFEVQCNWKAFLDVFNEYYHLNNVHPTSIDNLYNKPEEADKTTGDFASQFGFTAGTGALLEVDQINALPIMENLEAPWSLGARYSWIFPNMTFAASQEAIWVYEASPITSMSCRIRQSICFPKNTTTLPGFKEKSQSYYQRLDDALDEDIVALENQQKGLNKSTSLQGQFSTLMEANVATFSEWYANKII
- a CDS encoding type IV pilin protein, which codes for MNTQFKLRIKGFTLIELLIVVAIIGILAGVGVPMYNGYMASAKVQSATTNHNNIKSFVAATLTKCSTGSSSVVLGSSTRYCNQSTANWASYFITYFNSINKNPYGKNVFNGTDSATSSGGPRLGLTGIGSSGNRIAIRTNIGNESGGSAFIPDSGWIYITKE
- the coaE gene encoding dephospho-CoA kinase (Dephospho-CoA kinase (CoaE) performs the final step in coenzyme A biosynthesis.): MAGKVLKVALTGGIASGKSLVSDLLAIYGCHIIDLDVISREVVLPGTEGLNELVESFGDSILLSDGSLDRKNLRDVLYKKGRNRAKIEQILHPKILQKMKSSMEIFKEGVMVVVIPLLVEKELWGPFDRAIVVDCDVDIQINRLTARENIDSAKAHTMLLAQASREQRVQLGDHLPTDIIDNNSKISDLKDSIESLSQKLFAIV
- a CDS encoding ABC transporter permease — its product is MVRLFDIQQFKLINKYALRDFSRSYKKLWVITSTLFVSLLLLSLTFSVKEALNTEIASNAKELLGGDIQIDSDIEPLPPKVIDQFNALGKVSAAIEFATMLSKEGESPVFTELRAVDNNYPLYGEIETIPEEAANIIFSSSLKPHVLINESIQNLLNVGPGDDVTIMGQKFEVAGLVSSVPDLAESAVFGEFAIISMDSYEQFGLSSGGSFLDHKYRIKFNNSSQTQEPETIVNSIIAYDDTIKTRLPGQSGRRLSSVIDNFSNFLNLVSVSAMVIAGIGISNTLLSFVNQNNTSIAVKKSIGFPSSFIQTMYFYEIILILLSTSIVAYLLGVFSPLLANELLPKSLGIDLQPTFSLVGYLNILFIGLLVVLIFSIPSLYSISEIKAASLFRNSFNPVSLNFSVKNILLLGVLVIILTTYFVNQTDQKLYTVFYFVAFFTTMLIFYGVSKLLIIFIKRFHKFSNNSYRIAYRNIVAKKSLAPIMTISLGIGLTLLLTLSFVANNLKKEISDSIPSMAPDLFFVSIDKDIQGDLQSFIEGVDPNAELEFSPMASASFISLNDIPIEEIVSRSNRSAWVVRGDRRISWSEKPKPDNPIVEGEWWEPGNESEMFISMDSRAAYDLGMNINDKIVLNILGRDVTGTIKNFREVDYRDISINFAIIINKAFANKLPHEFVGTLKTELPSGDVLAMVVEKFPNVSAIKIDRILSQVSDVLNKIFIAVTAISLIVIIIGLIVIVSAVLVQTTFRRYNNLIYKILGVDFPTILKAMTMEFAVIYGTLIFFATSVAVISSYLVVENALQLTWQFDFGLTLWILLSTALTSFILILLANRSIFNPKVYPLIRNE
- a CDS encoding ABC transporter ATP-binding protein — its product is MSAAIQFNNVSLSYGVKDDAVEVLKGIDFSVDSEEVVSVVGPSGSGKTSIIMLASGLETASKGSIQINNQEIVGLKESELSEVRRKNIGIVFQSFYLIPNLTAVENVLLSLEANQQYNLEKNAETLLGEFGLSHRLHHLPSELSGGEQQRVAIARALINKPKIILADEPTGNLDTVNSDSMMDLLFDYTKKSQTSLVIVTHDNSIANRCDRIIEIKDGQIV
- a CDS encoding arylesterase, whose product is MIISKKNSLKSVFIGLLLIFFISNVYAENSLKVMLYGDSLMAGYGLPQNENLASELTRHFKGSNPSLTFINASISGNTSKNGLSRVDWSLGDKPNIVILCLGANDMLRGLDPVLTNNNLDVIITKFKTNNAIVILAGMLSPESMGPDYQSAFDGIYPELSKKHSLIFMPFLLEGVALEKSLLLADYKHPNAMGIEVIATNLNPYIVEALSRLK
- a CDS encoding (2Fe-2S) ferredoxin domain-containing protein; the encoded protein is MSKFYKRHIFFCNNIRTDGKQCCSQSGAKEMYRYAKDKCRANASLGEGRLGVSESRCLGRCENGPVVVVYPDNVWYQYIDEEDIDEILESHLEGGNTVDRLLIK
- the rsmI gene encoding 16S rRNA (cytidine(1402)-2'-O)-methyltransferase; translated protein: MTGKLYVVATPIGNLGDISIRAVDILKSVDLVLAEDTRHSKKLFAHYEIGTSLRAFHEHNEKDKTGSIINEINEGKSIAMISDAGTPLISDPGYHLVTKAKKANIEVVPIPGPSALITALSSSGLASNSFTFFGFLPSKPVARLKFLQTKINLDETIIFYESPKRILSTLENMLEVFGESREVCLAKELTKSFETILTDRLPNLIEYLDADISHQKGEFVILVASADKIDLIESEHHLDKILSILCSEMGTSKAAKLAAKITGIDKKHCYKRALAL
- a CDS encoding BON domain-containing protein, translated to MKRVIILCAIMTTSSILSSCTPIVQGAAAVSTVATMSNDRRTMGEILDDKTLYIDLGNLVAKDQMLEDAHINFNVYNQAVLITGEAPDENTLDYLESIVKSKSSKISQLINEVDVMPNSSYLDRAKDGVITVQIETLFFDQEVFHPSHVSVRTERSVVYLMGSVTKREAEHATNVASKAKNVKKVVKLFNYLMVRPAKEIEKDNKRKEAAVKRAELEAKKAELEAKQNELNQQLYELGSD
- a CDS encoding ribonuclease HII: MIFIGVDEAGRGPLVGSVVAAAVAFPPSFQIDGLTDSKKLSEKRREDLYAQITKKCYWASAESNSIEIDEINILQATMMAMKRAVNTLQHQLMSQTQEQAFKVLVDGNRCPDVENCEAIIKGDLIEPVISAASIIAKVTRDRQMKELDKIYPEYGFSNHKGYGTKEHLEALVKHGPISGQHRFTFAPIKRLVRA
- the purD gene encoding phosphoribosylamine--glycine ligase, with product MKVLIIGSGGREHALAWQCAQFDEVGQVFVAPGNAGSALENKIYNIQIESEDIPGLIKFAQSELIDITIVGPEAPLVLGIVDEFQDKNLPIFGPSKLASQLEGSKAFCKDFLARNNIPTAYYEVFTKTLPAIEYVKEKGLPIVIKADGLAAGKGVIIANTLSEATSAINDMLDGNRFGEAGSRVVIEEFLRGEEASFIVMVDGNNILPMATSQDHKARDNDDKGPNTGGMGAYSPAPVVSELIFKDAMENVIKPTVSAMKKEGMPYTGFLYAGLMIDHNEKVKVLEYNCRFGDPETQPIMMRLKTNLAKLCMAATKGNLDLESADWDEKTALGVVMAANGYPNSYQKGETITIPDASSESKVFHAGTKLEDGNILTNGGRVLCATSLGLNLEEAQEKAYNLVNKVNWDGSYYRTDIGFKGL